The DNA segment GTGTCGATCGCGTGTCAGGGCTGCCCAAGACCCTGCGCCGCAGGGCCATGCATGGCGGCACGGGGATGATTGGGGGATACTTCCGGTCAGCTTCCGCGTGCCGCTCGCACGCATCGCGAGGACTTGAATGAAAAAAATTGTCTCTGCGCTCATGGCCCTGGCGGCCCTGGCACCGGCCGCCTGGTCGCAGGACCGCATCTACCGCTGCGGCAACGAATACACCAACAATGTGAGCCAGGCCCGGGAAAAGGGCTGCAAGCTCGTGGAGGGCGGCAATGTGACCGTGGTGCAGGGATCCCGGCCTTCAGGGGGCGGTGGTGCTGCGCATTCCTCAGCACCGGCAGGCGGCAATGCCGCCGCATCGCCTTCCAACGCCCCGCGCGTGGATGCCAATGACCAACGCGCCCGCGATTCCGACGCACGGGCCATCCTGGAGGCGGAACTGCGCAAGGCCGAGGCCCGGCTGGCGGATGTGTCCCGCGAGTACAACAACGGCGAACCCCAGCGCACGGCGCTGGAGCTGCGCAACCCGCAGGTCTATATCGAGCGGACTGCCGAGCTCAAGGCTGCCGTGTCCCGTGCGGAGAGCGACGTGGCCGGCATCAAGCGCGAGCTGGCACGCCTGCCCGCGCCAGCAGGCCGCTGAGCGTGGTGTCGAGCTCTTCTGCGCGCCCGGCCGCGCGCTACGTCGCCCTGGATCTCGTGTCCACGCTGGTGGCCGTGCTGCATCAGGACGGCTCCGTGATGTTCGCGAACGCATCGCTGGAAAACATGCTGGGCTTGTCGCGTCGCACGCTGGAAAGCGCCGACTTCTGTTCCTTCTTCACGGATCCGGCGTTGTTGCAGACGGCCCTGGCCGGCGCCCGCGGGCAGGATTTCGCAGCATTGCGTTTCGAGGCAGGGCTGCGGCGCGGGCCTCTTCAGGAGCAGATACCCGTCCACGTGAACGTGGCGGTGGCAGAGCAGACGGGTGAGATCCTGGTGGAGATGTGGCCGCTGGAGGCCCAGGCGCGGCAGGACCGGGAGGAACGCCTTCGGGAGCAGGCTCTGGCCAACAAGGAACTGATCCGCAACCTGGCGCACGAGATCAAGAATCCGCTCGGGGGCATCCGTGGCGCGGCCCAGTTGCTCGAGATGGAACTCGACAATCCGGAGCTCACCGAATACACCCAGGTCATCATCCATGAGGCCGACCGCCTGCAGAGCCTGGTGGACCGGCTGCTGGCGCCGCACCGGCATCCGCACCTCGTGGGCGACGTGAATATCCATGAGGTGTGCGAGCGCGTGCGCTCTCTGGTCCTGGTGGAGTATCCCCACGGCCTGCGCGTGCAGCGCGACTATGACACCTCGATCCCGGAATTCCGGGGTGACCGGGCACAGCTCATCCAGGCGGTGTTGAACATCGTCCAGAACGCGGCACAGGTCCTGACGGAGCGCATAGCCACCGGAGATGCCGTGATCACGCTGCGCACGCGCGTCGCCCGCCAGGTGACTTTCGGGCGACAGCGGTATCGCTTGGCACTGGAATTGCATGTCATCGACAACGGACCGGGCGTACCCGAAGCGATCAAGGAGCGGATCTTCTATCCGCTGGTGACGGGGCGCGATGGAGGGTCGGGGCTGGGGCTGACGCTTGCACAGACTTTCGTGCAGCGCCACCACGGCTTGATCGAATGCGACAGCGTTCCGGGTCGCACCGATTTCCGCATCCTCATTCCCTTGCCCTGAGGTCCGGAGACATTCACTTCGAGACAAGGTAGAACTCACACATGAAGCCGATCTGGATAGTAGATGACGACCCCTCGATCCGCTTCGTCCTGGAAAAGGCGCTGGCCCGAGAGAACCTGCCGACGCGCAGCTTCACCCACCCACGCGAGGTTCTCGATGCGCTGGCCGACGTAACGGCTGGAGACCCGGCACGGCAGGGACCGCAGGTGCTGGTCAGCGACATCCGCATGCCGGGGGGCTCGGGCCTGCAGTTGCTGGAACAGGTGCGGCAGCAGCAACCTGGCCTGCCGGTCATCATCATGACCGCGTATTCCGATCTCGACAGCGCCGTGTCTGCATTCCAGCGTGGCGCGTTCGAGTACCTGCCCAAGCCGTTCGACCTGCCCAAGGCTGTGGAGCTGATCCGGCGAGCGGTGGAGGAAAGCCAGCGGGAGGAGGTCACGGAGGAGCGCCAGACCGCCACGCCCGAGATGCTGGGCCAGGCCCCCGCCATGCAGGACGTATTCCGTGCGATCGGACGCTTGAGCCAGAGCCAGGTGACGGTGCTGATCACCGGTGAGTCCGGCTCCGGCAAGGAGCTCGTGGCCCGCGCGCTGCACAAGCATTCGCCGGTGGCCGAAGGGCCCTTCGTTGCGATCAACACGGCAGCGATCCCCAAGGACCTGCTGGAGAGCGAGCTGTTCGGCCATGAGCGGGGCGCATTCACCGGTGCCCAGACCCAGCGCCGCGGCCGGTTCGAGCAGGCGGAAGGGGGGACTCTGTTCCTCGATGAAATCGGTGACATGCCTTTCGATCTGCAGACGCGCCTGCTGCGGGTGCTGTCGGACGGGCAGTTCTACCGGGTGGGGGGGCATGCGGCAGTCAAGGCGCATGTCCGCGTCATTGCCGCAACGCACCAGAACCTGGAAATGCGCGTCAAGGACGGGGTGTTCCGCGAGGATCTTTTCCACCGCCTCAACGTGATCCGGCTGCGGTTGCCCGCATTGCGCGAGCGGCACGAGGATGTGCCGATGCTGACGCGGCACTTCCTGCAGCAGAGCGCGCGCCAGCTGGGCGTGGAGCCGAAGCGCATTTCCGATGCCGCACTGGCCCGGCTGGGGCAGTTCTCGTTCCCCGGCAACGTGCGGCAACTGGAGAACATCTGCCATTGGCTGACCGTGATGGCGCCAGCGCAGGTCATTTCGCTGCAGGACCTGCCTCCTGAGGTGCTCGACGGTCCTGCGTCTGCCGATGCGTCGCTTCCGGTGGCCGAGGCGGCGCGTCCGGATGCACCGGCGCAGTCGGCGGGGATAGCCGATGTGTCCGGCCCCGGCATGCCGTCAGGCACGGCGCTGCGCGATGACCGCAGTGCCGGGTGGCCCGCAGGCCTGGCGGGCGGTTCAATCGCCACGGGGGCGGGCGTGTCCCTGCCTGGCTCCGCCCCTGTCGTGCAGGCGCGGGTGCCGCATGCCGCGGCGGGCGATCCCTCCGGGTGGGAGCATGCGCTGGAGGCGGAAGCCCAGAAGCTGCTGGCCACGGGGCAGCCGGAAGTGTGGGACGTGCTCACGCGCCGGTTCGAATCGCGCCTGATCCGCACGGCGTTGTCCACCACCCATGGGCGTCGCATGGAGGCCGCGCAGCGCCTGGGCATCGGCCGCAACACCATCACCCGCAAGATCCAGGAACTGGGGCTTGGCCCCTCCGACGACCCCGCGGGCTGACATTCGACGGTGTTTCCTCCATGAAAGCGAAGCTCTCATTTTTGTAGCAAAAGGATGAGATTGCACGGGTGTTTGCTCATCCGTTGCGCTGGCGTATATCCTACAGCGCAGCCACGCACACGCCGACCCTCCGGGCAAGCGGCGCCTTCGAGAATGAAGGCACTGTTCAACCAACCGGAGCGAATTCATGTCGGATTTCAACGATGCAAACCGCGACCCTTTGACCAATGAGCCTGGCGCCCATCCCGTGGGTACCGGCGTGGGTGCCGCGGGTGGTGCGGTGGCCGGTGCGGCGGCGGGCTCCTTCGGCGGGCCGATCGGCGCGGCCGTGGGTGGCGTCGCAGGCGCCGTGGTCGGTGGCCTGGCAGGCAAGGCCGCTGCGGAGTCCGTGAACCCCACGGTGGAAGACGCCTACTGGCGCGAAAGCTATCAGCGCGAGCCGTACTACCGCAACGGTCGCACGTACGACGAGTACCGCCCTGCCTATGAACTGGGCTGGAGTTCCGTTGGGCGCTACGAAGGCGACTTCGATACGGTGGAGCCCCATCTGGCGCGTGACTGGGGCCAGGCGCGGGGCACCAGCGGCATGGAGTGGGACGAGGCCCGTCCGGCCACCCGCGCCGCCTGGGAGCGCGCCGGCAGTGGCAGGGCCGCCGCGGGCGGAGCCGGCGTAGGTGCTGCCGTGGGCGGCATGACGCAATCCACGACGGGTGATACCGCGCTGGTGGACAACGACGACGTGGTGGACGTGCTGGATGATCTGCTGGAATCCTGCCGCGATGGCGAGTACGGTTTCCGCGCGTCCGCCGAGCATGCCGAATCCCCGGAGCTCAAGGGCATCCTGCTGCGCCATGCCAGCGAGTGCGCCTCAGCGGCTGCGGAGCTGGAGCGCGAGATCCGCAACCATGGCGGCGAACCGTCGAGCGGTGGTTCCATGTCCGGCGCGCTTCACCGGGGCTGGGTGTCCGTGAAGACTGCCCTGAGCACCCGTGACGACAAGGCTGTCCTGGAGGAATGCGAGCGGGGTGAGGACGCCGCCGTTGCGCGCTACCGCAAGGCGCTGAAGGCCTCGCTGCCCGCTTCCGTGCGCAGCCTGGTCGAACGCCAGGCGGAGGGTGCACAGCGCAACCACGACGAAGTGCGCGACCTGCGGGACCGTTACAAGGCTGCGCCCTGAGTTTTGTTGATGCGCATCGCCTGCCTGCGGGCACGCGACAGGCGGCAGCCCGCAGCGGGATTCCTGCTGCGGGCTGAGGCGTTTTCACGCTCGGTGTCTGCGGGCCGTGTCAGCCGAGCGTGGCAACGACGGGTGCGTGGTCGCTGGGCTGCGGGTTCTTCCGAGGCTGCCTGTCGATCGTGCAGGCGGTGACCTGGCCGCGCAGGGCTTCGCTCACCAGGATGTGGTCGATGCGCAGGCCACGGTTTTTCTGGAAGCCCAGCATGCGGTAGTCCCACCACGAAAAGCTCTTCTCGGGCTGGTCGAACATGCGATAGGCATCGGTGAGACCCAGTTGCAGGAGGCTCTGGAAGTGGGTGCGCTCTTCCACGGTGTGGTGGATGGTGTCTTTCAAGCCCACTGGATCGAAGGAGTCGCGGTCTTCAGGCGCCACGTTGAAGTCGCCCACGAGCACCAGCCGGGGGTGGGCGAGCAGTTCTTCCCTGACCCATCGGTGCAGCGCGTCAAGCCAGAGCATCTTGTATGCGAACTTCTCCGTGCCCGGGGCCTGGCCGTTCACGAAGTAGCAGTTGATGAACCGGAGCGGGCCTTGGGGCGTGTCCAGCGTCGCTGCGATCACGCGTGCCTGGGCGTCTTCATGGCCGGGGATGTTGCGCACCACGTCGCGCACGGGTGCGCGGCTCAGGATGGCGACGCCGTTATAGGTCTTCTGCCCGAAGGTCACCGCGTGGTAGCCGGCAGCCTCGAAAGCATCGTGGGGGAATTTCTCGTCCACCAGCTTGAGTTCCTGCAGGCCGATGGCATCCACGGGGTTGTCGGCCAGCCAGGCCAGCACCTGGGGCAGCCGTACGGAGAGGGAGTTGACGTTCCAGGTGGCCAGCTTCATGGGAATGGGCAAAGAGAGTGAGGTCCAGCTTCAGCGGCGCCGGTAGCTGACGAAGGAAAAGGGGAGGGCTGCACTGCCCGCGGATGTCTGCACGGGGGTGCGCGCGGTTTCCTGCCATTCGGGGCCCAGCACGGGCGCGAAGGCGTCTGCTTCGAAATCCCGGTGGATTTCGGTGACCTCCACGCCGTCCGCCATCGGAAGGGCCTGGGCGTAGATCTGCGCACCGCCCATCACCCATACCGTATCGCCATGCGGCCGGGCCAGTTCGAGCGCCTGCTCCAGACTGGAGGCGGGCAGGGCTCCGTCCGCGTGCCAGCCGGCCTGGCGCGTGACCACGATGTTCGTGCGGCCGGGCAGGGGGCGGAAGCGGGCCGGCAGGGAGTCCCAGGTCTTGCGCCCCATGACCACCGTGGCACCCAGCGTGAGCTGCTTGAAATGCGCCAGGTCTTCGGGCAGGTGCCAGGGCATGGCGTTGTGCAGGCCTATACCGCCATTTGCGGCCCGGGCGTAGATGAGTCGCAGTGCCATGGCTCGATTCAAAGGTGGAGGGCCGCGAGGGCGCCGATGGCTATGCCCAGGCCCGCGACGCCGTACATGCCCCACTGCAGCCACTTGCGGCGCGTGAGCAGGGCGATGGCGGCCAGCGCAATGGCCACCTGCAGCACCGTGGTGGCCTGGGCCCATCGGTGGTGCTGGTGCATCTGCTGCTCGCTCTGCTCATCCAGCGCCATGGACTGGGCTTCCAATGCCTCCGCCTTGTGCTTGATGTCGTTTTTCTCCTGCTCGTATCGATCCAGCCGGGTCTGCAGTTCGGGCTTGCGGTTGTCCGGCGCCAGGTCGCGTGCCAGTTCGGTGACCGACTGCTTGGTGCTCTTGGACTGGTAGTAGGCCCACTGGTTGGCTGCCTCGGTCTTCTTGATGGCAGCATCGTTCTTGATCAGGCCTGCATTGGCCTGCGTGGCGCCGCCCATGTACGAGAAGATGGCGCCCACCGTGGCAATGATGGCCGTCGCCATGGCGATGCGGTTGGTCATGGCGCCATGGTCGGCATCGGGATGGGCGTGCTGGGCGGCATGCTCGACGGCGTGGTCGTGCGGCCCATGGACGTGGAAGCCGTGGGAGGACATGAGGGCGGGGCTGGAAGCGTTGGAAAAAACGGGAGATCAGACCGCGACCGGCGCCTTGATGGCGGGGTGGTGCGCATAGTCGCGCACCTCGAAGTCCTCGAAACGGTAGTCGAAGAGGCTGTCCGGGCGGCGCAGGATGTGCAGCGTGGGGTAGGGGTGGGGAGCGCGCGCGAGCTGCAGTTCCACCTGCTCGAAGTGGTTGCTGTAGATGTGGCAGTCACCGCCGGTCCAGATGAAGTCGCCCACGTCCAGGTTGCACTGCTGCGCCATCATGTGGGTCAGCAGCGCGTAGCTGGCGATGTTGAAGGGCACGCCCAGGAAGATGTCTGCGCTGCGCTGGTACAGCTGGCAGCTCAGCCGGCCCCGCTCTCCGGCGGCCTGCGGCGGTGCCACGTAGAACTGGAAGAACGCGTGGCAGGGCATGAGGGCCATCTTGTCCAGGTCGGCCACGTTCCAGGCGCTCACGATGATGCGGCGCGAGTCGGGGTTGGTCCTGAGCGTTTCGACCACTTGGCTGATCTGGTCGATATGGCCGCCGTCCGGCGTGGGCCAGCTGCGCCACTGCACGCCATAGACCGGGCCCAGGTCGCCATCCTCGCGGGCCCATTCGTCCCAGATGGTGACGCCGCGCTCCTTCAGCCAGTGGTTGCTGCTGGAGCCGGTGAGGAACCAGAGCAGTTCCGTGATGATGGACTTGAGATGGACCTTCTTGGTGGTGACCAGCGGAAAGCCCTCGTTCAGGTCGAACCGCATCTGGTGGCCGAACACGCTGCGGGTGCCGGTGCCAGTGCGGTCGCCCTTGGCAATGCCATGGGTATAGACGTGGCGCATGAAGTCTTCGTACTGGGAGCGCACGGGGCGGGCGGGGGCATTCATGGGCAGCAGGCGCAGGCGCTTTCGCAACTATGGAGCCGTGGATTCTAGGGCGTGGGCCGGCGGGCTGCCGGAGCCGGGCCTGGAGCCCGTGAAGGCGCTAAGCTCTGGCGTTGCACCATTCCCCCAGGCCCGCCGGGCCGGCTTTGCCAACATGCCCCATATATCATCGCGATTTTCCTTCCCTTCCCTTGCAAGATGGTCGCTGGCTGCCCTGCTGTCGCTGGCGGGTTGCGCCAGCCACGTGCCTCTGTCACCGGCGCCGCCGTCCACCACCCCACCGCCCGCCCCCGCCGCGGCGGCTCCTGCTACTGCCGCTCCTCCGGCGGCCGACCGCTGGGCCGGCATGCAGGCACTGGTAGGGCGCTATCCCTCGGACGGTGTGGATTTCCTGCGCACCGGGCCCATGGCCGAACGCCTGAAGGGCCTGCTGGGCCCTGTGAACTATCCCGTGCTCCTGCAGAACATGGGCACCAGCGGCCCGCTGCGCAAGGAAGGAAATCTGCTCTACATCACCGGCAACCGGCCGCACCAGGGTGGGTCGGAGTCCGCTGCGGTGGTGCTCGATCCCGCCCGCGATGCGATGCGCGTCTGGCTGCAGACGGACGGTGAGGAGTGGGACGTGCAGGACTATGGGCGCGGCGTGCAGATGCCGGCCGAAGTGCGCACGATGATGGAGAACGCGCGGCGCTGAGCCGCTGCCGTCAGATGGTTGCCTGGTCTGCCCGTACTGGCAGCATGCAGTGCGGGTTCATCAGGCCCTGGGGGTCGAGCGCCCCCTTGATGGCCCGCATCATCGCCAGCGCCACGGGGGACTGGTACTGCTGCAGCTTGTCCACCTTGAGGGCGCCCACGCCGTGCTCGGCGGAGAACGAACCGCCGAACGCGGCCACGGCCTCGTAGACGAGGTGGTTCACGCGGTCCTCCTGTTCGCGCAGGAAGGCCTTGGCATCGCCCTCTGCCGGCGCCTGCACGTTGTAGTGCAGGTTGCCGTCGCCCAGGTGGCCGAAATTGACCAGGCGCACGCCCGGGATCTCGCGCTGCAGCAGTGCATCCGCATGCTCCACGAAGGCAGGGATGCGCGAGATGGGCACGGAGATGTCGTGCTTGATGTTCAGCCCTTCCTCGGCCTGTGCGAGCGGGATGTTCTCGCGGATGTGCCACAGCTGGTGCGCCTGGGCGAGATTCTCCGCCACCACGGCATCCACCACGCAGCCAGCCTCGAAGGCGGTCTCCAGCAGTGCCTCGAAGCGGGCGCGGGCATGTTCCTCGGATTCACTGTCGCTGTTTTCCAGCAGCACGCCGTAGGGCACTTCCTCCTGGTCGATGAAGGGCACGCGCAACTGCGGCATGTGTTTGTTCACGAGGCTGAGCGCGAAGCGGCCCATGACCTCGAAGCCCGTCAGGCAGGCACCCAGGTGGCCGTGGGCCAGCGCGAGCAGCTGCACCGCGTGCGCCATGGACGGTACCGCGGCCCAGGCCGTGAGGCTGGCTGCCGGGCGCGGGTAGAGCTTCATGGTGGCGGCGGTGATGATGCCCAGCGTGCCCTCGCTGCCGATGAACAGGTCCCGCAGGTCGTAGCCTGTGTTGTCTTTGCGCAGGCCCTTCAGCCCGCTCCAGACCTCGCCCTGCGGCGTGACCACTTCCAACCCCAGGCACAGGTCGCGCGTGTTGCCGTAGCGCACCACCTGCGTTCCGCCGGCATTGGTGGCGAGGTTGCCTCCGATGGTGCAACTGCCTTCGGCCGCCAGGCTCAGCGGGAAGAGCAGGCCGGCCTTTTCGGCCGTGTCCTGCAGGTTCTGCAGGATGCAGCCGGCCTCCACCGTCATGGTGAGGTTGTCGGCATCGACGCTGCGCACCGCATTCATGCGCGTGAGGCTCAGCACCACCTGCCTGCCCGATGCATCGGGAATGGAGCCCACTGCCAGGCCGGTATTGCCGCCCTGGGGTACCAGCGCGGTGCCGTGGGCGGCGCAGGCTTTCACCACGGCGGCCACCTCGGCGGTGCTGGCGGGGCGGACCACGGCCAGGGCCTTGCCACGGGCGCGCCGGCGCCAGTCCTGCTCCCAGGCCGTGAGGTCGCCATCGACCAGGACATGGTGGGCGCCGACGATCTGGCGCAGGGTGTCGATCAGGGAGGCGGTCATGGAAGTCTTCTCGCAGCAACGAAACGGAACAGGAATGAAGGGAGCAGCAGCAGGCCGGGATCAGCCTGGAGGCGTCGCAGGGCGCTGCCGCGCCGTACGGACGCCTGCATGGCGCTGCCGGAGCCGCACGTGCAGGGCGCATGCCGTGAACAGGCCCAGGCAGAGCACGATCTCCGCGCACGCCAGCCAGCGTCCCGGGGGAGCATCGCTCCACGCGCGGACCACCCCTTCGGTGAAGTACAGCCACACCACCAGGCTGACCCAGCGGTAGGTGTACATGCGGCGCTTGAGCAGGCCCGCCAGCGGCAGGGCGAGCGGCAGGGCTTTGAGCGCCAGCCAGGAGCCGCCAGGGCGCAGCGGAGCCAGCCAGAGCTCCCAGGCCAGGCAAAGCACGATGAGGCCCAGCAGGCTGCCCACGGCGAGCCAGCGGGTGAATGCGACGGTGGGAACCGATGGGGCGGGGATGGACGCGGAGGATGCAGGCATCGGGATGGCATCATATCGGCCATGTCCCTTGCCCACCTCGCGCAGCGCTTCGAAGCCGTGCTGTCGGATCTGTCGCGCTTTCCCTGGCGGACGACCGCGCACACACTGCGCGAGCGCTTCCGGGAAGATCGCCTGGGCCTCACGGCCAGCAGCCTGACGTTCACCACGCTGCTGGCCCTGGTGCCTTTCTTCACGGTGGCGCTGGCCATCTTCACGGCCTTCCCGATCTTCCGCACGCTGCAGACGGGGTTGCAGCGCTGGCTGGTGGACAGCCTCGTGCCGGACAGCATTTCACGGCAGGTGCTCGGTTACCTGACCCAGTTCGCCGCCAAGGCGAGCGGACTGGGGGTGGCGGGTTTCTCCATCCTGCTGGCCACGGCCCTTGCGCTCATCCTCACGATCGACCGCACACTCAACAACATCTGGCGCGTGCCCCGCCTGCGCCCGCTGGGACAGCGGGTGCTGATCTACTGGGCCGTCATCACGCTCGGCCCGCTGGTGCTCGCCGCGAGCCTGGCACTGACCACGTCGGTCGCGTCCAGCGCATCGCGTGGCCTCGAAGGTGCGCTGCCTGACAGCGCCCGGCTGCTGTTCGACTCCATCGAATTCCTGCTGCTGGCCGGAGGCACGGCGGCGCTGTACCGCTATGTGCCCAACACGCAGGTGCGCTGGCGGCATGCCTGGTCCGGCGGGGTGTTCGTGTCGGTGGGCATCGAGGTGGCCAAGAAAGTGCTGGGGCTCTACATCGCGTCCGTGCCCACCTATTCGGTACTCTACGGCGCTTTCGCGACCCTGCCCATCCTGCTGGTCTGGATCTATGTGGCGTGGGTGATCGTGCTGCTCGGCGCGGTGGTGGCGGCCTACCTGCCCAGCCTGCTGACGGGGGTTGAGCGAACGGCCACCGAGCAGGGGTGGAGCTTCCATCTGGCGGTCGAGGTGCTGCAGCAGTTGCATGCGGCCCGCAGCACACCACAGCGCGGGCTGGATGCCGGCGGGCTGGCCCAGGCGCTGCGCGTGGATGTACTGCAGCTCGAGCCCGTGCTGGAAGCGCTGACGGGGCTGGACTGGATCGTGCAGGTCAACGAGGCGGCCCATGGGGCGGCCGACGACGAGGCTCCGCGGTATGTGCTGCTGGCGGAACCCGCCACCACTTTCCTGGAGCCGCTGGTGCAGCGGCTGCTCATCGAGCGCGGAGAGAGCCTGGAGCGCTTCTGGGGCAACACCGGCATGGCCGTGCTCAAGCTCGCCGACGTGCTTCCCCGGCCCGGCGCCTCTGCGCCATCCTGAACCGCCCTCAGAGGCGGCGGCCGGCCGCTGTGCCTGACAGCACGGCGCCTTCGAGGGTGGCGGGATAAGGGCCCGCGACATAGTCGCCGCAGGCCACCAGGCCGGCGATGATGTCCTGCGGAGGGCGATCCAGTGCAGGCACGCAGGCGAACGTGGCGCGCTTCTCGATCACCGTTCGCAGCACCGCCAGCCCCTCCAGGCCCAATTGCTCCCGCGCCTGCCGGAGGACGGCCTGCTCGAGCACCGCCCGCTCGCCTTCGAAGGCGCTGACCACGAACGCGAGCAGCCCTGGCTCACCGCCCAGGCCACCGCGGTCGAACACGAACTGGGCCGGAGCCCCGGGGCCGCTGTGCAGGGCCAGCATGGGGACACTTCCTGTCAGCGCGGTCGGTAGAGGCCCGGGCGCCTTCGCGTACACGGTGGCGATGGCGGTGAAGCGCAGTGCCGATGCAGTGGCCGCCCATGCCCGCATGGCTGCGGCGGGCCGGGGCGGGGCGGTATCCGCGGCCGCTGCCACCAGCCGGGCGGCCTCGGTGCTCGTGGTGGCCATGACGACGGCGTCGAAGTGCATGCCATCCACGCGCCAGGCCTGCCCCTCGCTGTCGTGGGCGGTCTCGATGGACGGGATGCGCCGGCCGGCATGCACGGCATGCCCGTGGTTCCGCAGCCATGCAGCCGCGGCCTCGGGCCACAGCGCGCTCAGGTCCCGGCGCGGCAGCAGCAGGTGGGAACCACCGCGTCCACTGAACAGGCTGTCGCGCAGCACGCGCAGGAACACGGTGCCGCTGGCGGCGCCGATCGGCGTGTTGAGCGCGGAAACGCACAGGGGATCGATGAATTCGCGCAGGAGCCGCTCTGGAAGTCCCTGGCAGAGCTGCTCTACGGTGGCGTGTGGCGCGCAGCGAAAGCCGGAAAGCCGCCAGCGCACTGCACGGCGCAGCAGGGCCATGCGGTCCGCCAGGGACCAGCCGCGGGCGCCCGCGATGCCCCGGATCGCATCCCAGGGCGGCGCCGCATCGGGAAAGCGCAG comes from the Paracidovorax avenae ATCC 19860 genome and includes:
- the hpnE gene encoding hydroxysqualene dehydroxylase HpnE, whose amino-acid sequence is MQVAIIGAGWAGLAAAIAAAQAGHAVSVFEAARMLGGRARALAPAEGADTQASCRLDNGQHILIGAYSECLRLMRLVGIDPEAALLRTPLALVFPDGNGLRFPDAAPPWDAIRGIAGARGWSLADRMALLRRAVRWRLSGFRCAPHATVEQLCQGLPERLLREFIDPLCVSALNTPIGAASGTVFLRVLRDSLFSGRGGSHLLLPRRDLSALWPEAAAAWLRNHGHAVHAGRRIPSIETAHDSEGQAWRVDGMHFDAVVMATTSTEAARLVAAAADTAPPRPAAAMRAWAATASALRFTAIATVYAKAPGPLPTALTGSVPMLALHSGPGAPAQFVFDRGGLGGEPGLLAFVVSAFEGERAVLEQAVLRQAREQLGLEGLAVLRTVIEKRATFACVPALDRPPQDIIAGLVACGDYVAGPYPATLEGAVLSGTAAGRRL
- a CDS encoding YihY family inner membrane protein, producing the protein MSLAHLAQRFEAVLSDLSRFPWRTTAHTLRERFREDRLGLTASSLTFTTLLALVPFFTVALAIFTAFPIFRTLQTGLQRWLVDSLVPDSISRQVLGYLTQFAAKASGLGVAGFSILLATALALILTIDRTLNNIWRVPRLRPLGQRVLIYWAVITLGPLVLAASLALTTSVASSASRGLEGALPDSARLLFDSIEFLLLAGGTAALYRYVPNTQVRWRHAWSGGVFVSVGIEVAKKVLGLYIASVPTYSVLYGAFATLPILLVWIYVAWVIVLLGAVVAAYLPSLLTGVERTATEQGWSFHLAVEVLQQLHAARSTPQRGLDAGGLAQALRVDVLQLEPVLEALTGLDWIVQVNEAAHGAADDEAPRYVLLAEPATTFLEPLVQRLLIERGESLERFWGNTGMAVLKLADVLPRPGASAPS